A window of Zonotrichia leucophrys gambelii isolate GWCS_2022_RI chromosome 11, RI_Zleu_2.0, whole genome shotgun sequence contains these coding sequences:
- the IL17C gene encoding interleukin-17C: MSMSTETSIDIEITRIERRVEIDKYVMDRAGCLSWLCVPVTLAVCPCPSCVPDAVLSPQGWLCVLAVLAALGQCRGLRRAGAASAHSAVRCFSGAELGDEAPAQLLGRSLRWDRHLSVQLVPQLERLEAAGARRRRRRQRPPACPALSLRTGLRSEPHERSISPWRYRIDEDENRYPRKLAFAECLCSGCVDVKTGRETTALNSVTIQQTMLVLRRKPCPRPAGLGLVALEVDYIRVPVGCTCVLPRTAH, from the exons ATGTCCATGTCTACAGAGACATCTATAGATATAGAGATTACACGGATAGAGAGACGTGTGGAAATAGATAAATATGTAATGGACAG GGCTGgctgtctgtcctggctgtgtgtccctgtcactctagctgtgtgtccctgtccctcgTGTGTCCCTGACGCTGTGCTGTCCCcgcagggctggctgtgtgtcctggcCGTGCTGGCGGCGCTGGGGCAGTGCCGGGGGCTGCGGCGCGCCGGTGCCGCCTCCGCTCACTCCGCCGTGCGCTGCTTCAGCGGGGCCGAGCTGGGGGACGAGGCTCCGGCGCAGCTCCTGGGCCGCAGCCTGCGCTGGGACCGGCACCTGTCGGTGCAGCTGGTGCCGCAGCTGGAGCGCCTGGAGGCGGCcggggcccggcggcggcggcggcggcagcgcccgcccgCCTGTCCCGCGCTGTCGCTGCGCACCGGGCTCCGCAGCGAGCCCCACGAGCGCTCCATCTCGCCCTGGCGATACCG CATCGACGAGGACGAGAACCGCTATCCCCGCAAGCTGGCCTTCGCCGAGTGCCTGTGCAGCGGCTGCGTGGACGTGAAAACCGGCCGGGAGACCACGGCGCTCAACTCGGTGACCATCCAGCAGACCATGCTGGTGCTGCGGCGCAAGCCGTGCCCGCGGcccgcggggctggggctggtggcgCTGGAGGTGGATTACATCCGAGTGCCCGTGGGCTGCACCTGCGTCCTGCCCCGCACGGCGCACTGA